DNA sequence from the Ovis canadensis isolate MfBH-ARS-UI-01 breed Bighorn chromosome 2, ARS-UI_OviCan_v2, whole genome shotgun sequence genome:
CAGACTATGGAAATGCTATTACACAAAAAACAAGtgtgagcaattttcttatttgagttcaaaatgagtCACAAAAAGAGCAgtcaacttgcaacatcaacaatgcatttggcccaggaactgctcaTGAACATACAGTACAGTGGTAGTTCAACAAGTTTtgaaaaggagacaagagccttgaagatgagaagTATAGTGGCTGACCATCGCAAGTTGACAAAGACCAACTGAGAGCCatcatcgaagctgatcctcttacaactataaGAGAAGTTGCCCAAGTACTCAACGTCGACCATTCTACACTTGCTCCGtgtttgaagcaaactggaaaggtaaAAAGGCTTAATAAGtgagtgggtgcctcatgagctgactgcaaTCAAAAagaatcatcattttgaagtgttgtcaTCTCTTATTACACATGTTAACAACTCAACATTTCTCAGATTGTGACATGCAATGAAAAGTGGGTTTTGTATGACAACCAGCAATGAATAGCTCAGTGGCTGGGctgagaagctccaaagcacttcccaaagacAACATTGCACCAGAAAATGGTCACAGCCACCGTTTGGTGGTCTGCAGCCcactgatccactacagctttctgaatcctggcgaaaccattacatctgagaattaTGCTTAGCAAATCGATGAGCTATACCGAAAAGTGCAACCCCTGCAGCTGACACTGGTTAACAGAATGACCCCAATTCTTCTCCACACTAACGTCTAACCGCATGTTGCACAACCAACACTTTAATTGAATGAACAacttgggctacaaagttttgcctcatcttccatattcacctgacctatcgccaaccaactaccacttcttcaagcatctgaacaactttttttaagggaaaacaaTTCCACAACCAGCAGTAGGCAGAAACTACTTTCAAGAGGTTCATCGACTCTCAAAGAATAGATTTTTACacatgaataaacaaacatttctcaccCGGAAAAATGTGTTGActataatggttcctattttgattaataaagatgtgtttaaaCCTAGTTTATTCatacaatgatttaaaattcaaggtctgaaaccacaattacttttgcaccaacctactATTTAACCATaaggaatgaagtactaataCTTGTGAACTTTGAAAACACTATGCTCGGTTAAAGAAACAAATCACGAAAGACTATACAGGTTATAAGAACCCACCTTTTATGAAATGTCCACAATAGGAGAGACAAAATTAATAGTTGCCTTGGGGATGGAAATGCAGTGACTGATGAATGAGTAGAGAGGTTGTTccgttttttaaaagaataaaaaacgtTCTAAAATTAGGTCTTGGTGAAGGCTGTAGTACTTTGTACTAAAAAACCACTTGTGTGCTTTCGGTGGgcaaattttatggtatgtggcTGTACCTCAATAAAGCAGTTTCAACTCTTCATCTTACAAAAATGCAAATTACtaatagtttttgtttttcttgaactggttaaatgttttaaaagatcaAACAAAACTAGTAATAAATCAAGGACTTTTAAGAACACTGAAGTCTTCAGTAGCCTGCAAACTCCAATCTCAGAAATTCTAATAGAACACCGTTTTCACTCTTAACATactccattttttatttattcacagtTTTGCCTATCGATGAAGGTTTATGAATGGGTTTCAGAAGAGTTTGTAAATTCTGAAATGATATACAAAATTTTCCATACGTATTTTTAGAGGGAAAAGAATCTCGGTTTTCATAAGAATCCAAGAAATGCCCTTAACCTGAAATGTCTGTGTATTAAAAGCTGATGGGaagaacaagttaaaaaaaaaaattgatcacaACTGCTTTGGATATCAAAATCAAAATACTGTTAACCACAAATCTGCAAGATTTTGGGGGGTAAATGTTTAGATTTGAACATCTAGGGTTTGGAAATGGCAGCCAGGAAACCAGTCACTTATTTGGTAGATATAAAAGACAAGCTAGAAAAGTAGAGTTCAAAGAATAAAGAGGTGTAATACACCATAACAGtacaaaataagtaagtaaacttCTCTGTGGAATTAAAAACCAACCTTTTAAGTTACTCTTGACTGTAGGGGAAAGGAAGTTAAGGCATCATATAAAATGAGCTTttaaagcaagaatacttgaaatGCAAACTTTTGGAGTTGTACTGTTTCGTCATTTACTCATTCGCAATTTAACATCTCTGTCTTTACCTGCTGCTCATGATACATTCTGAGAGCCTTTTTTACGTTAGACACTTTTGGAGAACGGATAGGAAGCgtttttatttcagatgctgtaAGGGTACTCAAATCGCcaattgtttttatattcttgGCTCTAATGAGCTGTCCCAGTCCTCTTGCCCTAAAGAGATAAGAGAAACAGGGAAAATGTCacaaagttttatattttctatttataaggGCCTATCCAATTGAATTTCCTGATTTAAACTCAATCATAACAAAATTTACATAGACACACCTATCCTACAGAGAACAGACAtgtgcatttaaaacaaaatttgaatcTGATGTATATGCCTGGCTCAAGCAAGATCAACTGTTCAATACTTCTATTACTGCCCTATCTCAACCATCTTCCCAGCtgcattttcatttacttctaaaataaaatgtgtcaaagTATGGATAAATCAATTATAAACATGAGAACCCTGATCATTTAAACATCCCTGTTAATAAAGTGGCATCTCTAGGTATAGGCCAGAGATCAAAAACCACTTACCACATGTTGGATGTAATCTGAGGTAAAATGATTTCAACTGGTGCTACACAGTTCACCAAAGCCGGGTAAACACTTTCTGTTGGGCATGGCACAGATTCCTTAGCCATTTCTGCAATCTTAGAATAAATTTCAAAAGCTGTTAAACGGAGGTCACCTAACTGaacatgaaaatataaagttGCATGAAAACTAAAGCACTTCTTACTAAACACTTCTTTGAGCTCTTAAATTTAGAGCTACGTGATCCTGGGGACAGAAATCCTTTGGCTGAAGTGGTATTATGCTagacagaagaaaggagaaaaaaaactcAGAACCCTAGATTTACAAGTTTATTTTTACAACTGACAGACTGCAGTCATATCTTACAATTTtcagaaaatgtaaaatgtaataaTACTACTACTGGATCAATTACTGGCTGGCTCATCAATgcttcttaccacctcttctcttCATGTCTGCTTACCAAGTAAGCagacaaaaggaaaatatatccaaACGAAGTacgttttgtttcttaaaaagacaAATTACCCAATGCAATTCTGTGTTTGCGTATGTACTTTTTAAAGCCTACAGCTTACCTTAGATTGCACAGTAGGTGAAGTTCTAACACTTTTTACCATGAGAGAACTATTTGAAGAATGGCACCTAACAATAGAGCATCGCCTATCAATGTCATCTGCCAATCCTGCTTGGTATATAGGATCTGCAAAGGAGACACGGCGAACCTGAAAACATTTaagtcatgtttttatttttaaaaagttttaaaaataccataaatTCTCATTATAAGGTCAGCCAAAAATAGCATGTATGTTTAGAGGCCTAATTTATCTCACTAGAAGCCAACTGCACATACTTGCAGTTGTTCCTGGTGATTGTTTTCACAAACATTACTCAAGACCAAGGGTCATTCCAAGTATCCATGGTCTAAACTGTCTACAAAGTACAGCAACAAGGAGAATGAAAGGATAGTAGCAGAAACTTGATGAAATTGCATGTGACAGTTAAAAGTATACAAATTTCTACTAACCTTTTATGCTTACTACAGACCATAAAGAACGAGGTAAAGAGGCAAAGACGGTACTAACGGGCCTCTGGTATACCTTAATAATCTTAGTTCTTAAGTCTTTGAGGGTAACAGAGTCACAGCAATGGGGTGGGATTTtttgttaaaacaaaaacaaaaaacaaaagcttaGCCCAGCTTGAAGTTATTTTGGCCTTTTCTAAACTCTTTATTCAGTTACTCAGCTATCTGGTAAAAGTATTCAATGGAGCATGTAAAACCATAATGTGTATATAAATGTCTTATTCCCCAAATATTGGGAACTTTTTGTAAATATCTGCTATAGAAAACCatcatatgtaaataaaaattaaacatgagCTACTATCAAACAAAACATGGCTATAGTTAACTGGCATTAACAATCTAAAGCATACTGAAGACATCATTTCATCTTCATAAATTTTTCAAGAACTTTTATGGCCTATTTAAacctaagattaaaaaaaaaggtaaaagactCAAAAGCAAAGCAAGACCAAACCAAAAACCCTCAAGTGTTAAGTCTTCCTAAGAACTAATCTTTGAACtctcaatataaaaatttttagtatattttgggAAAGTTTTCACAATGTGCTGGCTAAAGGCAAAATTACATGTTAGTATGACTTTtatctatatatacatgtttgtatacataaatacatatattccaCAGTAAATGGTAGGTCCAATTTCAAAATTAAGGAATGCCCACCCAGTACCTTTATAAAATAGCTAGTTACAGAGGACAAGCGCAGCTATGTAAAGCACATGCAACTTTTCCTTTCTAAACTATGTGCAAGTCACAGGGTCAGAGACTAAAGCAGATACATAGGTAATCCATATGTGTACAaactaaaagaattaaaatgtagTGAAGAAGATGGGGACATTAACAAGATTAAttacaaatgaaatcatatgcAGAAATTAATGAAGGCATAGcctaaagaaatttttaattagaaaaggtCTAAGTTTATATAAAAACTTAAATGTGAAACAGACAGCATAATGTCCTAGTACACAGTAAGTGGTAACTAAAGCTCCTTTATTGGTTTCTAAGTGTTTCCTTGTGTATTATatgaagagcagagagaaaaaaatcaccatgAGAGATTATCAATTTGCAAAATGTGAaaaatggtgatggttgcattaAGATTTATAGCTAAGtgtcaagcttccctggtagctcagtcagtaaagaacctgcctgcagttgCAGGgtacccagatttgatccctggttcgggaagatcccctggagaaggaaatggcaaaccactccagtatacctgcctggaaaattccatggacagaggagcctggcaggctgcagtccatggggtcgcaaagagtcgagcacaactgagcgacagacACCAGGTTGTGAAATAAAGGAATACCTAAAGGGTTTCAGTCTCTTTTCTCAACATCTTGCCTTCTGCCTGCCCTTTTCCCTTGTCCTAGCATATATTCATTATGGTCATGTAAGCCCAATACCCTACCATTCACTACGTGTCAGCATGTGGCCAAACTATCCCCATTAAACTTGGACTCATTAGCATTCAGCCTCCATCCCCCTACCTTGTGGACAGGTGACGAGATTTCATCTTCTTGGGGTCTTTTTAGTCCTCTCTTTAAAATGCTGGTGGATGGAGAAGCCAGAGGAGACCACACACAACGTGTGTGCATGCCACTAGGACTCTCGTTTGCTGACATGAGTAAAGGATCAATATCCTTTAATTTTTGAGGAGATGTATTACTGTCTTCTGAGATCAGTCCAGAAACACCTGTTTCAGATGTCAGAGGTTGTGGTATCTCCTCTACTTTCTCTGAAGTATGGTGAACTTCCGGTAAAGTTTCATTACTTTCCACTACCATCTGATTGTCATCTAACTGTGTTTCCTCCAATTTATTAGGTTCAATATTCGTTTCAGTTTTGTTAGGGTCAACCTTTCCTTCTTCCGTGATCATCTCAAGCGTGTCAGGAACAAAGCTATTGACTTCTGTATCTAACCCCTTTGTTTCAGCTTCTACAGGCAGAGAAGCTGTGGTAGTTAAatcttcctcttctgtttcaGTGACGTGGTCAGATTCAGTAGTCACCTCACCAACCACTGTTTTTTCACAATTTTTCATTTCAGCGTTCATTTCTTCAGATGAGCCTGGATCAGATTCATCACTTCCTCTGCCTAGCTCCCCCACCGTCATTTGTTCAGAGATCTCTACCTGAGCATTCCCTTTTACAGGTGTCGGGTTATCAGAATAATCAGCAGCTGAATTAAATTCCTCAGTTACTGCTTCATCGACTTTCAGTGATTCAGGTGTATCCattctttcactgttttcctcTGTTACTTCTTTCTCTGCAATACCAGTTTTGACACTCTCTTGTTCAGAGAAGCTGGCTTCAGACTGATCATTTTCTATATTCAATTCCATAGCATCTACTACTTCTGGATTTGATTCTGCATTTGATTCAACAATAACAATGTTCTCTGTACTCAATTTCTCTTTTGGAGTGGCCTCTGACTCTTCTTCTTTGGTCTCCGAAGAAAAACATTCCAATGCAATATCTTTGGAAACATCTAAATTTGGGTCAACAGTTTTACATTTCTTATTAGATGGCTCCTGACTTTCTAGAGATATTGCTTCCTCAGAATCCCTATGAgaagtttctttaaattttatcatttcagaAGGAAGAAAGCTTTGAGTAGTATTTTCTTTCAACTCAGTTTCAGGTATAATTAATGAATCATTAGTAGTATCATTCTCTTCCTTGAGATCCAAATGAAAATTCACACTATGATGCTCATCTAAAAGTTTAACCTCCGAGTACAGATCAGCTTTCGAAATTTCTGAAATAGATACAGGTGTTTCCACATctgtcttttctgtttcattgacttttaCATCGTAATTTTCTGTATCCTTTAACTCAGTAAATGACTTTTCCTGAGGCTGTGATTTTTCTCCACAACAATCACAACCTTTAGATCGCCTCACCCTCCTACTTCTCTTGTGCTGGCATTCTACTGTTTGAAGAGttttttcagaaagcaaagaaatgtctGATGTCCCTATTTTTGAGGATTCCCCCATGCTATTTTCTATAGAATCTCGCTTATGTAACCTCTTATTGGCATTTCTAGTCCTTAGATTTGATTCTGGTACAGAAGGATTTGAAAAGGAATGTTCTGCATCTTTGttacttttactttttccctCAGAAGTATTCAATACATCATCATAAACTTGCAATAAATCTGGAGATACTGCAGAATCTTGAAGAGTTACAGTAttactttcctctcttttttcacAGATTTGAGATTTTATATCGTTGTCTACTTCAGGATTCCCTTGTGCCTGATTTTCAACTTTTATACATTCCTGTTGTACCATTTTCTCTTCTTGATCTTCAATGTCAACACTGTCACTGCTTTTGTTCTTCCATTTTCCagatcttttctttttagaaccttcttcttttgcctcagAACTATCAGATTCTGAGTTTTCAATGCTGGAAAGTAAACCCTGGGATGCTCTTCTCGTTTGATATCGTGTTCGTCCCCTTACTGGTTTCTCAGAGGATTTATCTACAATGTCCTGCACACCATCTCCTTCAGATTTAGTATTCTCAAGATCTGGCTTCCTTCTATTTTcatcagtttcagcattagcactGGTCTCCCCAAAAGCCTTCTCATGTAAATTATTTCCTTTGTCAACTAAGTTTTCCTGTACACTTTGTTCAGAAATCAATTTTTGCTTAGGTAAAACATCATCTTTTACATGTAACAGACTCTTCTGTGgagtcttttcttcttctttacgTCTTTCCCTTTTTTgatgattattttctttatcttggcTATCAGTGGTTGGTTCTGCTATTTCTGAACGTCGCCTTAAAGATCGCCTAAGGGTTTTCTGATTTGGAGTTACCTGAATATGACTATCCTCACTTACTGTCTGATCCGTTATTATGGCTGGGGGTGTATTTTCTTTGGATTCCAAGTTGATTTCTAAGGCTCTCTCTTCTACAGTATTGTTTTCTAATAATACAGTATTCTCCACTGTTGATTTAAGCATTGTATCCTCACACTCCACTGTAGATTCAGAGAGATGAACCTGATTATCTAACACACATTCTGTCTGATTACTCAAGCCAGGTGGGTTATTTTCTAAGGCTATTGTGCCATCAACAGATTCTTGAGTACTTTTCTCTTGTTCAGATCTCATTAAGGGTTTAGACTTTTTACTCCCTATTGGTTCAGGTTTACTCGACCTTCGGCTTGATCTCTTAGTCCCATGTGTTTTTTCAGAGTCAGGTTTGGAAAGAGccacttctcttttctttgcttttgatgGATTATCTGTTTTAGCCATGCCTTCCTGGTTATTTTTCACTATTACAGTTGATGACATACTATTCAAGGGTGACGGACTAAAAGGTCTATTTTCTGAACCATCAAACTTTTCCAAAGTAATAAAGGATTGCCTTCGACTTGTAGGCTGTAAGGGAGCTCCAGAAATGGTGGCATTAGAAACCGAGCTACTGGGGACACCAAATGGATTTTCTGTAGTAGATGCACATTCAGTTGGTTTATTTGAAGCAATTAAAGCTTTTTTTCTGGCATCATTATTACTGCTCGGTATTTTTGGACTGGTTTCCTCAATAGAACCACACTCATTATTCAAAAGGGAAGCCTTTTCAAGATGTTCATCCATACCGCAGTTTTCCATAACATGTTGAGGAACGACAATGTCATTCTCCTTTTGTTCCTCCTGCACaaaaatgtacacatacatacagatcAATCGGCAAATAAGTCTGACTTTCTGGAGAAATTCTGTTTAAAACTTTAGCAATTCAAAGGGCACTCTGACTTTCAACATTTTGCAAATATTCCAAAGATGATGGTAGATGCTCATTAATTTGTGTTTCCAATTAAGTAGTCGATAAAGCCAAATACATTTAAACAAACATGCACTCACACAGATACAGATCCACACATAAAACAACTATAATTCTGCTAAAGACACTAAGAAGAGTTAAGACATTATAGAACAAATCTTAACATTAATATAAGAGACTCAATAATGGAAAGCTGATTTGAAAAACcccaaaatatgaaaataacaatataccttaaataccatcttggagtcttcttttgatttttcagttaAAGTAGAAATTTCCCTGAAATAAATAAGTGTGCAAGTTAGAATACTGTTAATAAAGAACCAGAAAATCAGTTACTTCAGCAATTTCTATACTTACATAGATTCTTCCTGACTATactgagaaaataaagtatcttGTGAAACATCCAGATTATTATACATGGCAGGAATATCACACCTGAAAAAGATTTTAAGACTAACTTTGATATTGTGTCTATTAAGTCTCTCaaacatgtctgactctgcatccacatgaactgtagcccaccacactcctctggtccatggaattctttcatCCATGAATACtgatttccttctgcaggggatctttccgactcaagGATTAAACctagatttcctgcattgcaggcagattctttactgcttgagcaatcagggaagccccttgagagTACcctgaatagcaaggagatcaaactactcaaccctaaaggaaatcaaccctgaatattcattggaaggactaatgctgaagctgaaactccaatactttggccacctgatgcaaacagcagactcattggaaacgaccctgacgctcagaaagattgagggcaggagaaacatggagatggatggatggtatcaacaacacaatggacatgagttggagcaaactcagggagacagtgaaggacacagaaggctggcgtgctgcagtctatagggttgcgaagagtcagacatgacttagccactaaacaacaacttcaATACTTGATATTCTTACAATTAAGCTTACAATTCTACATCTAGTTACCTTTTAAGAACAATATAAAGTCAAGTCTTAGATGCCTGTTTCCCAGATTTTCCATGAAACCATTTCCCTAATCTTTCAAGACCTTAATAAAGGGATTCAGTTTAGGAACATTTGGTGCATTTCAAGATAGCCACATTTCATAGTGTGTTGGGCTATGTACAAtctttttgacatttaaaatacaGTACAATATACACTATCTTAGTTCTAAACTCAAAATTACATTTGCTGCATGAAATCTAAAGTACAGAAAACTCAATTCAAGATAAAAGTACTACAAACCTCTTTGTTTTGAGTACTTCTTTCTGGTGTTCAGTTAgtattctttcctttgtttcttttacttCTGGAGGTATAAACACAAAGTCAGTAGACTTTTCTTCTTCCAAAGGCATTTCACACTTTGCTTTTGGAGTTGAAGACTCTAGTTTCAACTGGAAATTGAAACAGTAAATGcacattttaagtttttaaattattttccaatacATCAATCAATCTCTTTGGCACTCTGATAATGGTTTTTGATGATTAAGAAGTTTGAAGTTCAAACCTATAGGATATTCCTGCATAATTATAATTAGTATTGTCcctagttttcttttcattttgcctgTATTAAatactcagaaaataaaattacacctCTTTAAGAAGTAGGCAAATGTGTGCTTACCAGGAAAGCATGGGCAAATGTGTTTTTCAGCCCAGCACGCAGAAATCAAGTGGTTTGGCAGGAAAAAAGTACATCCGTGATTTCAAGTTGAAGCACAAACTACTCAAGTAAAAGTTGTCAAAATCATATGCCCGACATACTAATATTGGTACCTAATGCCACTTTTACACAATTTCAGCACAGCTGTTTCCATTTTACTTTATAATGCTATAAGACTGTGTCaaagttattctttaaaaatacattctctTTCTAGTCAAGAAAGGAAGCTCTAAAATATTCTCCTTTCAtcctacctgctgctgctaagtcacttcagtcatgtccgactctgtgcgatcccatggactgcagcctaccaggctcctctgtccaggggattttccaggcaagagtactggagtgggttgccattgcaacttcactttcacttttcactttccggcactggagaaggaaatggcaacccactccaatgttcttgcctggagaatcccagggatgggggagcctggtgggctgctgtctatgaggttgcacagagtcggacacgactgaagcgacttagcagtagcaggtaGGATGAAAGGAGAATATTTTAGAAGTTATTCAAATCTAGTTTCATTCTATCTGAAGAGGGTTACTGCCTGGAGTAGTTATACTAAATAAATGCTTAGTATTATACAGATTTAACTTTACTAAGAAGTAATCATCTCCCAAAGTGTCAAGATTTCCATACCATCTT
Encoded proteins:
- the RIF1 gene encoding telomere-associated protein RIF1 isoform X3 — its product is MTAADQSPLAPLLETLEDPSASLGEQTDAYLTLTSRMTGEDGKEIITEIEKKLPQLFKVLKAHIASQNSELSSAALQALGFCLYNPKIASGLSEINIQELLSKLNDIVKSSDKNVRTRALWVISKQTFPTEVVGKVVSSIIDSLEIVFNRGEMHSAVVDYEALNVIIRLIEQAPVQMGEESIRWAKLVIPLLVHSAQKVHLRGATALEMGMPLLLQKQQEIASITEQLMTTKLLSELQKLFMSKNETYVLKLWPLFVKLLGKTLHRSGSFINSLLQLEELGFRSGAPMIKKIAFIAWKSLIDNFALNPEILCSAKRLKLLMQPLSSIHVRTETLALTKLEVWWYLLMRLGPHLPANFEQVCVPLIQSTISIDSNASPQGSSSRVATPGLNPVTPVHKGASPYGSPITPRMNLNSNFGMATIPSIQLLGLEMLLHFLLGPEVVSFAKQNKLILSLEPLEHPLISSSSFFSKHSNTLITAVHDSFVAVGKDASDVVINAIWKELISLVKSVIESGNKKERPGSEVLTLLLKSLESIVNSEVFPVLKTLVLMEITIKGLPQKVLGSPAYQVANMDILNGTPALFLIQLIFNNNLLECGVEDERFFLNLETLVGCVLSGPTSPLAFSDSVLNVINQNAKQLDNKEHLWRMWNIIVTPLTELINQTNEVNQGDALEHNFSAIYGALILPINHIFPAQKIPMVTMKTLLKTWSELYRAFARCAALVATAEENLCCEELSSKIMSSLEDEGLSNLLFLDRITHIITVMVDCIDFSPYNIKYQPKTKSPQRPTDWSKKKKEPLGKLASLIKLIVRVICSFHTLSLKEVHSDTLLTIGNSITSILSSVLGRISLPSMIRNIFATLTRPLALFYENSKFDEVPKVYSCMNNKLEKLLGEIIACLHVSYTGTYDSELLEQISPLLCIIFSHKNKQIRKQSAQFWNATFAKVTMLIYPEELKPILKQAKQKSLLLLPGLENVEIMEESSGPYSDTTENSQLNMKISGMERKSSGKRDSFLAQTKDTKDSMKPPAKLKLESSTPKAKCEMPLEEEKSTDFVFIPPEVKETKERILTEHQKEVLKTKRCDIPAMYNNLDVSQDTLFSQYSQEESMEISTLTEKSKEDSKMVFKEEQKENDIVVPQHVMENCGMDEHLEKASLLNNECGSIEETSPKIPSSNNDARKKALIASNKPTECASTTENPFGVPSSSVSNATISGAPLQPTSRRQSFITLEKFDGSENRPFSPSPLNSMSSTVIVKNNQEGMAKTDNPSKAKKREVALSKPDSEKTHGTKRSSRRSSKPEPIGSKKSKPLMRSEQEKSTQESVDGTIALENNPPGLSNQTECVLDNQVHLSESTVECEDTMLKSTVENTVLLENNTVEERALEINLESKENTPPAIITDQTVSEDSHIQVTPNQKTLRRSLRRRSEIAEPTTDSQDKENNHQKRERRKEEEKTPQKSLLHVKDDVLPKQKLISEQSVQENLVDKGNNLHEKAFGETSANAETDENRRKPDLENTKSEGDGVQDIVDKSSEKPVRGRTRYQTRRASQGLLSSIENSESDSSEAKEEGSKKKRSGKWKNKSSDSVDIEDQEEKMVQQECIKVENQAQGNPEVDNDIKSQICEKREESNTVTLQDSAVSPDLLQVYDDVLNTSEGKSKSNKDAEHSFSNPSVPESNLRTRNANKRLHKRDSIENSMGESSKIGTSDISLLSEKTLQTVECQHKRSRRVRRSKGCDCCGEKSQPQEKSFTELKDTENYDVKVNETEKTDVETPVSISEISKADLYSEVKLLDEHHSVNFHLDLKEENDTTNDSLIIPETELKENTTQSFLPSEMIKFKETSHRDSEEAISLESQEPSNKKCKTVDPNLDVSKDIALECFSSETKEEESEATPKEKLSTENIVIVESNAESNPEVVDAMELNIENDQSEASFSEQESVKTGIAEKEVTEENSERMDTPESLKVDEAVTEEFNSAADYSDNPTPVKGNAQVEISEQMTVGELGRGSDESDPGSSEEMNAEMKNCEKTVVGEVTTESDHVTETEEEDLTTTASLPVEAETKGLDTEVNSFVPDTLEMITEEGKVDPNKTETNIEPNKLEETQLDDNQMVVESNETLPEVHHTSEKVEEIPQPLTSETGVSGLISEDSNTSPQKLKDIDPLLMSANESPSGMHTRCVWSPLASPSTSILKRGLKRPQEDEISSPVHKVRRVSFADPIYQAGLADDIDRRCSIVRCHSSNSSLMVKSVRTSPTVQSKIAEMAKESVPCPTESVYPALVNCVAPVEIILPQITSNMWARGLGQLIRAKNIKTIGDLSTLTASEIKTLPIRSPKVSNVKKALRMYHEQQVKSRGLEEIPVFDISEKTINGMENKSVSPDEERLASDLIDPVALEAPLSKNLVAQISALALQLDSEDLYNYSGSQLFEMHEKLGSMANSIIKNLQSRWRSPAHENSF